The Aricia agestis chromosome 22, ilAriAges1.1, whole genome shotgun sequence DNA segment ttttagtttttttaatttttcagttGTTTATTGGCCTGACAAAATTAATCGTCTAAATCACTCAAAACTATTGAATagtgtaatttatacaaaatatttctacGTATTGCTGTATAACTATACTACAActaaacattgatttgaaatatacgctattttaatttaaaaatatgggaaAAAACATCGCGTCCCTTAGATGATATTGTTTAAAAACGCTCTAAATTATTTGAAGTCCATTTTTTACCgataaaagttgtttttttagtaaatacacATCTTCTTACGTATATTcctattaaaaaatgtaactaatgctcattttaaaaattgtcGTTGAGGGCCGTCTGTAGCGGAATGGCCCAGAAGTAACTGGAtacttttcattaaaaaaaatatttttacgaaaaaaaattttgatgtgGACTCGGACAAAGAAGCGGGCAACAGCATatttatatagtatatatatatttttttttttttaatataaaattggggccgtctatggactgttcgtccatatcctttttttgttattttattatttacatttttcgcaccaaggataattgaattaatattataaattttaattaattgtagtccatcacgacatggacttttttttttaaataatatacttatatatatatatatatatatatatatatatatatatatatatatatatatatatatatatatatatatatatatatatatatatatatatatatatatatatatatatatatatatatatatatatatatatatatatatatatatatatatatatatatatatatatatgtatgtatgtgtatatatatatatttaatagaatagactataatttatacatataataaataaatatttattgttttataaattactaataatatttaatgttttgaaTGGTGTGGTCCCAGTCAGGGTGGCGGCCAGTAGACATTTTCCgatagattttatgctgctccaccctttgcctttagatgttgtgacattggcttggtggagaggggtcactcaagctgggtggagtttctagggtgttaaagagatatcgttctgtgtcgaatctacccgctatgtggcttaggactttatcgttcctgtctttcatagccatttttatgttgtaGTCTTTTAtgcgttcggttgacacctctgtggctctttttatgaagcttatatagtatatttatatgtcttatacttttatttgtacataaaaaatcattttagtgtaactcaaaatataatattatattctataattTATAGACTGATACTGACATTGGAGCAATTGGATCTTTGTTAAAACTATCAATCTATAAGATGAAAAATATTTCCACAACACATCCTAccgcagataatattataaaagaggaGCCGGACATAAAGACTGAACAATACGATGAAGACGGTAATGTATACTATACTGTACTTTATGTATTCATATTCCAGATGGGCTACATTTGTAGTGTTCTGTTTGCCACTTAACTGCTCTGCCTCTTTTAACTTATTGagtataatgtattttataatgattaatgattataatcttctaatcaattattaataattattgtttagttttttagtttttgtaatgtgattttttttttgttatagaaATAATTGAAGAACAAACTGTAGAAAATACAAATACGTATGGAGAAGATTATGCACCCGTGTTAGAATTTAAAGATGATGATGTGTCAGATAGTGATGCTGTTTGCAAACAGGAATCATTGAGCGTTGAGGAGTATTCTTCAacacactctgacattggcgtTTCACTAAGGAgccatattttaaaagaagaagaagaagaccgTTTTGATGCTTGGCATGGCTCAAGGGTGTTTGAATTGAAATTAGTAAAGTTAAGTCAAAGTGTCATTGACAAGTATGGACGCCAAAGTCCCCCCACGCAGCACACAGCCACAGAAGAACATGTTGGGGACAAGGGAAAGTGCGCTGGTGAACAGAGCATAGATAATGAGGACAAAAAGGCACAGTACAAGAGTCACAAAGAACAACACATCTGTGATGTTTGCTTAAAAATGTTTCCGACTAAAAGCAGGTTGCTAAAGCATTTAGTGATTCATACTGGTGGGAAACCATTTAACTGCAATATTTGTCACAAGAAATTTGAAAGAAAAAGCAGCTTACAAGAACACTTGCTAATTCATACTGGGGAGAAACTTTATAACTGCGATATTTGTCACAAGAAATTCGCAACAAAAAGCCTCTTAAAATTACACATGctaattcatactggtgagaaaccatataactgtgacatatgtcaaaagaaattcGTAAGAAGAGGGGTTTTAAATCAACACTTATTAATTCATACTGGTGATAAACCATATAACTGTGACATAAGTCAAAAGAAATTCACTATACGCTGTAACTTTGAAAGACATTTAttaattcatactggtgagaaaccGTTTAACTGcaatatttgtcaaaaaatTTTTAGTAGAAAAGTCTACTTACAAGCACACTTGctaattcatactggtgagaaaccatTTAACTGCAATATTTGTCAGAAGAAATTCACAACAAAAAGCCATTTAAAGGGACACACGCTAATTCATACTGGAGAGAAACCATATAACTGTGAcatatgtcaaaagaaattcACTTGTCGCTCTATCTTAGAAAGACATTTAttaattcatactggtgagaaaccGTTTAACTGCGatatttgtcaaaaaaaatttaatacaaaatccAACTTACAAGCACACTTGCTAATTCATACTGGCGAGAAACCGTATAAATGTGAcatatgtcaaaagaaattTTTACGAAGATATGACTTAAAAAAAcacttaatatataaaaaattattatgaatacaaaaaattatatacataataaaataatataatataaaaagtaaaattaaaagttctaaaaataaaattaaaactacatggaaggttatatccgatgagactggaaacgtcacctgtcgtGACACAGATTTTGAACTATAtttaaaacgtgggagagccatgcttcggcacgaatgggccggctcgaccggagaaataccacgttctcacagaaaaccggcgtgaaacagcgcttgcgctgtgtttcgccgagtgagtgagtttaccggaggcccgatcccgtattcccttccctacccccccctaATACCttccctgccctaccctcccctattaccctattccctcttaaaaggccggcaacgcacctgcagctcttctgatgctcacagcatgtgtccatgggcgacggaagttgctttccatcaggtgacccgtttgctcgtttgttattttattattatttcataaaaaaaaaaactatattttgataataaaaagattTCTAATAATCTAGAAGTTGCAACGgtctttgaaaaattctttgctGACATTCTGGTGTTAACTACcaaaaatctaaattcctcacctgaagctgctgaaaagctactcaaagacaatgtaaaggaatgtgatgtcaattttaagtttagggaaattaaccccagagacaTTATTGATACATTTAAATTGCTGAATGtcaaaaatactactgatctctggggaatgtctacaaaaattattaaatctgtaattgacatcatagctcctcatcttgcaatgattttcaatgactgcataAAGAGTGGTGTTTTGCACGAAGGGTAAGGGAAAAATCggcaaaatgtgttttttgtgtgggagcctgtcaattttgagtttattttaattgtattattaattattaaagttaataaatacatctgagtattttgtgaacattttaagtgcctacctattcTCATTATtgctatcgagcaaaaaaatatggtagccccccttaaatatttaatttattttggttttttcTCGATTCCAAACGATGATGAAACGATATGCATCGTccataattatgatagatagtCATTACTTGTTCTATCTCTCTCTTGTATCTATTATAGAATGTCATAGTAAGCGATTAGCTGCTATCAAAGGTACAATTGGGGATAGATCTATCTTGGTTTTTTCTGTATACATGCCAACTAAATCGCATGAGAACCTGCCGATCTTTTCTGATATTTTGAGTGAGATAAGTGCAATCGAAGCGAGTAATAGTGTGGAGAATTCGTTTATTTTAGGGGACTATAATGCACACCCTGACGATTTTTTCTATACCGAACTGAATCGCTTCTGTACTGATCAGTCTTGGGTATGTGCGGATGTAAAAATATTAGGACCGGGTGCGTATACATTCATGGACCAATATCATAGAAGTAAAAGCTGGCTAGATCACTGTGTGGTCTCCCTGTCAGCCTGGCACACGGTATCGGGTGTAGGTATTGTGGAAGATGTATTTAGTTCGGATCATTTGCCTATTTacttagattttttaattaatattgtaaggCCTAAGCGGGTAATACATGATAATATGCAAAGAAACCTTGTGTCATGGGGCGAAAGAGACGAATCCCAAATGAATGAATATCATAAATTATGTAACTTAGGGTTACGTGACATTAATTTCCCTCCTGAACTGAATGGTTGTGCGCATGGATTTTGTGATAGCATATGTCATAAAAATGTAGTGGACAACTTATATGCACAAATTGTTAATGTGTTAAGTACGGCAGCTATTAAAACAAAACGTAGTGTTACTAAGCCTCGCAAACAAAAGGTTTGTGGGTGGAATAAGCACGTAAAAGATGCTCATCGGGTGGCCAGGCTTAACTTTAAAAAGTGGGTGTCACATAACAGGCCTACAGTTGGTAATATTTATGAACAGATGTGTGAATCACGTAAGATctttaaaagtcggttaaaatggtGTTTAAACAACCAAGAGCAAATCAAAATGAATATGTTAGCTAAGTTGCGAGCCgacaaaaattttgttaaattttggaAATGCACTAATAAGTTCGATGTTAAGCCTGGCCTCCCGACCAGTGTCAATGGCATTAGTGATGAAGAGGGAATTGCGAATATGTTCATGGAACATTTTAAAGTGCAGTCCCCGCTCAGTTCTACTACTGGGTCCGGCGTGCGGGGGGAGGTGCCCGTGCTCATGTTTACTGCTAAAGAGGTGAGAGATGTAATTAAGCGTATGAGCAGGGGCAAGTCTCCCGGTCATGACGGACTTAGTATCGAACACTTAAAATACGCAGGTACACATCTACCGAGAGCTTTAGCTCTGCTATTTAATATCTGCATACAACACGCATATCTGCCAACGGATATGATGAAAACTATTGTAGTTCCCATTGTCAAGAACCGAGTAGGTGATATCTCGGACAAGGGAAATTACCGCCCTATATCGCTTGCTACTGTAGTGGCTAAAGTGTTGGACAGTGTGCTTGACTCATATCTGCAAAAAATATCTGGAAGTGCATGATGGGCAGTTTGGGTTCAGACCTAGACTGTCCACGGAAAGTGCTATCTTGAGTCTCAAGAATACTGTCCAATACTATACAAGCCGTAGGACACCGGTTTACGCATGCTTTCTGGATCTTTCAAAGGCATTTGACCTCATTTCATATGATGTACTTTGGAAGAAAATGGAGAGCATGGGTATAccggtagatattataaatatttttcgttACTGGTATCGGAATCAGACGAATCACGTGAAATGGGCCAATAGACTCTCTAGGGCGTACAGGTTGAATTGCGGTGTGAGACAGGGGGGTTTATCGTCTCCTAAGCTATTCAATCTGTACGTGAATGATCTCATAGTGGAGCTCAGCAGTATGCGTGTCGGATGCAAGGTTGGTGGTGTTAGCGTTAACAACATTAGCTACGCGGACGACATGGTATTGCTGAGTCCCACTGCGAGAGGAATTCGGGAGATGCTGAAGGTGTGTGAGAGATACGCTGATTCGCATGGCCTGACATATAAtgtcaacaaaagtgaaattatGATCTTTAAGGCCGCTGGTAAGTATCCCGAGTCCATACCTCCAATATACCTCGGCGGAAAGGAGCTGAATAgagcatttaattttaaatatctcgGCCATATTCTTACCGACGACCTTAAAGATGATCTAGATATTGAACGGGAGCGGAGGGCTTTGGCGGTGCGAGGTAATATGCTGGCCCGCAGGTTCGCACGTTGTACGGATGAAGTGAAGATCACACTCTTTAAAGCGTTCTGTCAGAATCTGTACACGGGCGGCCTGTGGATCAGCTATACCAAAGCATCTCTAAACACCCTTCGCATCCAATATAACAATATCTTCAGGATGATGCTGAAACTTCCCCGATTTTGTAGTGCGTCCGAGATGTTTGCACAAGCAAGGACGGATGGCTTCCGGGCACTCATGCGCAAGAAAGCTGCATCTCTAATAAATCGCGTAAGGGGAAGTAACAACAGCATCCTGAAGATTGTGGCAGATGATCCGCATGCACCTATATTAAGGAACTATGTGCGGATAATGAACGAATTCGAGAGCAGACCTCCAGGATATATTCGCTCATAGTTCTAAATGAGGTGCATgatttttgtttagttttaattacttactttaagttatgttttgttctttttaaataaccctaataatttttaatttatgtaatactaaccaatggaccacactgtagtctgaaataaagatatttgaatttgaattttaaatgaatgtgggcgggggcgctgctggtaaaggagaactgtcaaaaatgtcgtttttgtataatggcagcgttagttccttttttcgccacgttcatttaaagccttgtcgagctttaagtgtgaattattttattatgcagCAACACGGGTGAtaaggtaaataataaatatggttTTGAAATGAAACAAAGTGATACAACtggtaatttatatttttattgacacAAGTGAAAGGCCTATGggggattttgtatggaccccGTCCCCACCCTTCAACAGTCATGGGATGCATCTTGATTTGTtcactgggacccagaaaagtcttaagtaccagtgtcaatttcaaaatcaattgggtttattaataaaataaacttttctccaaaaaaatTTTATAGTACCTTCCCATACTTACTCAATTTTGCCCATTTTGTGGGTTGAGTCCTTTCTGCTTAACTACGTCCAATTAttagaactagagatcgcccaatgcattgggcgatctctaattcgaccttagtttcaacgacattacgaCTACTACctttaatttctaaaaaaagtattgaactcttgtctctgggacttagctgatctcagactggccggccgtgtaagcattgtctaatagtatcttagattcaataaaaaaaactataatccattttcaatagCCGTgatcgtttcattttttcgcagtttggcagctgactgtcaacttcataattgagtgtcatgttcattAAAAtcctaacaatttctgtcagaactGTTAGGAtgttattgaacatgacactcaattatgaagttgacagtcagctgccaaactgcgaaaaaattaaacgaacacggctattttgtcaacttgttgtcaacagacttcaaccataaataaaagagtataattcgtacgtATAGGCTTggcactcaaaaatctgtcatttctcatgtgtgtgtgttgtagtgtgtgtaatgttttatttgttaaaaaaaatgtatgataaaagcataatttcaaaataatattagctcgatgcactccttcaccatataaaccataactgtgcaaaatttcatgcacctacccttttccatttttcgtaaaaagggttacaaagtttttcgttcgcgtattaatattatgatgatgatgattattagaATTAGAATAGGTTATGGAGCCCagatattagaaaaaaaaagcaGAGTAAAGAGCAGTTGAATTGGTAAAAGAAGAATCGAAAATTATAAAACTCTTTTGTTGGATTAAGGTGGCCTCTTggatacataaagttaatatatacctacctattatattatgtgtatgcttggatatctctagttgCGCGGCatgtggc contains these protein-coding regions:
- the LOC121738262 gene encoding gastrula zinc finger protein XlCGF57.1-like codes for the protein MKNISTTHPTADNIIKEEPDIKTEQYDEDEIIEEQTVENTNTYGEDYAPVLEFKDDDVSDSDAVCKQESLSVEEYSSTHSDIGVSLRSHILKEEEEDRFDAWHGSRVFELKLVKLSQSVIDKYGRQSPPTQHTATEEHVGDKGKCAGEQSIDNEDKKAQYKSHKEQHICDVCLKMFPTKSRLLKHLVIHTGGKPFNCNICHKKFERKSSLQEHLLIHTGEKLYNCDICHKKFATKSLLKLHMLIHTGEKPYNCDICQKKFVRRGVLNQHLLIHTGDKPYNCDISQKKFTIRCNFERHLLIHTGEKPFNCNICQKIFSRKVYLQAHLLIHTGEKPFNCNICQKKFTTKSHLKGHTLIHTGEKPYNCDICQKKFTCRSILERHLLIHTGEKPFNCDICQKKFNTKSNLQAHLLIHTGEKPYKCDICQKKFLRRYDLKKHLIYKKLL
- the LOC121738263 gene encoding uncharacterized protein LOC121738263 produces the protein MESMGIPVDIINIFRYWYRNQTNHVKWANRLSRAYRLNCGVRQGGLSSPKLFNLYVNDLIVELSSMRVGCKVGGVSVNNISYADDMVLLSPTARGIREMLKVCERYADSHGLTYNVNKSEIMIFKAAGKYPESIPPIYLGGKELNRAFNFKYLGHILTDDLKDDLDIERERRALAVRGNMLARRFARCTDEVKITLFKAFCQNLYTGGLWISYTKASLNTLRIQYNNIFRMMLKLPRFCSASEMFAQARTDGFRALMRKKAASLINRVRGSNNSILKIVADDPHAPILRNYVRIMNEFESRPPGYIRS